Proteins encoded within one genomic window of Macrotis lagotis isolate mMagLag1 chromosome 3, bilby.v1.9.chrom.fasta, whole genome shotgun sequence:
- the ASAH1 gene encoding acid ceramidase, translating into MRLSERLSCVLAAAAALATACARAQQAPPWTEDCKKSTYPPSGPTYRGLLPWYTINLDLPPYKRWQEVTTVLSPGLRTIVQNVKDVVNAFSPTGRIMKMVDERLPSMLGNLPWPFEEELKGIADVSGIPLGEILSFNIFYELFTMCTSIIAEDKKGHLFHSRNMDFGIFLGWNINNNTWTVTENLKSISVNLDFQKNNQTVFKATSFAGYVGSLTGMKPGIFSLTLNERFTLNGGYLGILEWFLGRRDDTWIGFLMRSVLENATSYEDAKNMLIKTKILAPAYFILGGNKSGQGCVITRDRKSIADFYELKPKEGRWFVVETNYDRWKAPFFLDDRRNPTITCLNQTTQENISKTTSYDILSTKPILNKLTVYTTLMDVPGNVYEVYLRDCPDPCIGW; encoded by the exons tggaCAGAAGACTGCAAAAAATCTACCTACCCTCCTTCTGGACCCAC GTACAGAGGTCTATTGCCTTGGTACACCATCAATCTTGACTTGCCCCCGTACAAGCGATGGCAGGAGGTCACCACAGTCCTGTCACCAGGG ctCCGTACTATTGTGCAGAATGTGAAGGATGTAGTGAATGCCTTCTCTCCTACTGGAAGAATTATGAAGATGGTGGATGAACGCTTG CCCAGCATGCTTGGGAACCTTCCCTGGCCCTTTGAGGAAGAACTGAAGGGGATTGCCGATGTGTCTGGAATCCCCCTAG GTGAGATTCTTTCATTCAACATCTTCTATGAACTCTTCACCATGTGTACCTCCATCATAGCAGAAGATAAGAAAG gtcatttattccattctagaAATATGGACTTTGGTATCTTTCTTGG GTGGAACATAAACAATAACACCTGGACTGTGACAGAAAATCTGAAATCGATATCGGTGAATCTGGATTTCCAGAAGAACAACCAGACAGTCTTCAAAGCTACTTCATTTGCAGGCTACGTGGGCTCGCTAACAGGCATGAAGCCA gGGATCTTCAGCCTGACCTTGAATGAACGCTTCACTCTTAACGGCGGCTATCTGG GCATCTTAGAGTGGTTCTTGGGCAGAAGAGATGACACGTGGATTGGGTTCCTTATGAGAAGCGTGCTGGAAAATGCCACAAG TTACGAAGACGCCAAGAACATGTTGATCAAAACCAAAATCCTGGCCCCAGCCTACTTCATCCTGGGAGGCAACAAGTCCGGGCAGGGCTGTGTGATAACGCGGGACCGAAAATCCATTGCAGACTTCTATGA GCTCAAACCCAAGGAGGGCAGATGGTTCGTGGTGGAGACCAATTATGACCGTTGGAAAGCTCCCTTCTTCTTGGATGACCGAAGAAACCCCACAATCACCTGTTTAAACCAAACCACACAAGAG AACATCTCCAAGACCACCTCCTATGACATCCTGTCCACAAAGCCCATCCTCAACAAG CTCACAGTCTATACCACTCTGATGGATGTGCCCGGTAATGTGTACGAAGTCTACCTGCGAGATTGCCCAGACCCTTGTATCGGCTGGTGA